A single genomic interval of Flavobacterium sp. N2820 harbors:
- a CDS encoding YdcH family protein codes for MITKHPIYQDFPEYADKIKNLYHHNDEFQVLLHSYTELDTKIYKIETDEELAMDDELSHLRKDRVFLKDEIYNFLKAN; via the coding sequence ATGATAACGAAACATCCAATTTATCAAGACTTTCCTGAATATGCAGACAAGATTAAAAACTTGTATCATCACAATGATGAATTTCAAGTTTTGTTACATTCGTATACTGAATTAGATACTAAAATCTACAAAATCGAAACCGATGAAGAATTAGCAATGGATGACGAATTAAGCCATTTGAGAAAAGATAGAGTTTTTTTGAAAGATGAAATTTATAATTTTTTAAAAGCCAATTAG
- a CDS encoding MBL fold metallo-hydrolase: MKIEQIYTGCIAHAAYYVENNGEAAIFDPLREVQPYIDRAKKDNAKIKYVFETHFHADFVSGHLDLKAKTGAEIVFGPTAKPNYEATVAIDGQVFELGNYKIKVIHTPGHTMESTTYLLIDENGKEHGIITGDTLFIGDVGRPDLAQHVIAELTQDKLARHLYHSLREKIMPLNDDLIVYPNHGAGSACGKNMSKETTDTLGNQKRTNYALRPDMTEDEFVDELLTGLTTPPGYFPKNVIMNLKGYQSLDVVLEKAKHPLTADQFEMVAKQTRALILDTRNANDFAKAFIPNSINIGIDGSFASWVGEMISDINQKILLVTDFGREEECMIRLSRVGYDGTIGYLEGGFISWKNAEKPIHSLKRITAEELEQILETEDLPLFDVRKKSEFDAEHLVDSENIPLNQLFANIAVFPKEKPFVVYCAGGYRSMIAASILKHSGFDNFVDVSGGFIEIAKITKLPKTAYVCPSTLL; encoded by the coding sequence ATGAAAATAGAACAAATTTATACGGGATGCATTGCTCATGCAGCATACTATGTTGAAAATAATGGCGAAGCCGCTATTTTTGATCCGCTTAGAGAAGTACAACCTTATATTGATAGAGCAAAAAAAGACAATGCAAAAATAAAATATGTTTTTGAAACCCATTTTCATGCTGATTTTGTTAGTGGTCATTTAGATTTAAAAGCAAAAACTGGAGCAGAAATTGTTTTTGGACCTACTGCAAAACCAAATTATGAAGCTACAGTTGCTATCGATGGACAAGTTTTTGAGTTAGGAAATTACAAAATTAAAGTAATTCACACACCAGGTCATACGATGGAAAGTACGACTTATTTACTTATTGACGAAAACGGTAAGGAACACGGAATTATCACTGGTGATACTTTGTTTATTGGCGATGTAGGACGTCCAGATTTAGCACAACACGTTATTGCAGAATTAACACAAGATAAATTAGCGAGACATTTGTATCATTCGCTTCGTGAAAAAATTATGCCTTTAAATGATGATTTGATTGTTTATCCAAACCATGGTGCTGGAAGTGCCTGCGGTAAAAATATGAGTAAGGAAACTACAGATACTTTAGGAAATCAAAAGCGTACCAATTATGCGTTACGACCAGATATGACCGAAGATGAATTTGTAGATGAATTACTAACTGGATTAACAACGCCACCAGGTTATTTTCCTAAAAATGTCATCATGAATTTAAAAGGCTATCAATCGTTAGATGTTGTGTTAGAAAAAGCCAAGCATCCATTGACAGCCGATCAGTTTGAGATGGTAGCCAAACAAACTCGAGCATTAATTTTAGATACAAGAAATGCCAATGATTTTGCTAAGGCATTTATTCCAAACAGTATTAACATTGGCATTGATGGAAGTTTTGCAAGTTGGGTTGGAGAAATGATTTCCGATATAAATCAAAAAATCCTTTTAGTTACCGATTTTGGTAGAGAAGAAGAATGTATGATTCGCTTATCGCGAGTAGGTTATGACGGTACAATTGGGTATTTAGAAGGCGGATTTATCAGTTGGAAAAACGCTGAAAAACCTATACATTCTTTAAAAAGAATTACAGCAGAAGAATTAGAACAAATACTTGAAACGGAAGATTTACCCTTGTTTGATGTACGCAAAAAAAGCGAATTTGATGCCGAACATCTTGTGGATTCTGAAAACATACCTTTAAACCAATTATTTGCAAATATTGCTGTATTTCCAAAAGAAAAACCATTTGTAGTTTATTGTGCTGGAGGTTATCGAAGTATGATTGCAGCTTCCATTCTAAAACATAGTGGATTTGATAATTTTGTAGATGTTTCTGGAGGTTTTATCGAAATTGCAAAAATTACGAAGTTACCTAAAACGGCATATGTTTGTCCTTCAACATTGTTATAA
- a CDS encoding RDD family protein produces the protein MYPNLIDRTKALLIDGVILIVLIIITSDILTHFVNIPDHLKIGLFIVYFLLYEPILLCTKGATIGHHYAGIKVKKYSNTDANISFFSGIIRFTLKGLLGWISFISFFASNNKRAIHDFASSSIVLYK, from the coding sequence ATGTACCCAAATCTTATTGATAGAACAAAAGCGCTACTAATAGACGGTGTTATACTTATCGTATTAATAATTATTACAAGTGATATTCTTACCCATTTTGTAAATATTCCAGATCATTTAAAAATTGGATTATTTATTGTATACTTTTTACTGTATGAACCTATACTATTATGTACCAAAGGAGCTACAATAGGACATCATTATGCAGGCATTAAAGTAAAAAAATACAGCAACACCGATGCAAATATTTCTTTTTTTTCGGGAATTATTAGATTTACGCTTAAAGGGCTTTTAGGATGGATTTCGTTTATTTCTTTTTTTGCTTCAAACAATAAAAGAGCCATTCATGATTTCGCATCAAGTTCTATTGTACTTTATAAATAA